One genomic window of Salvia miltiorrhiza cultivar Shanhuang (shh) chromosome 4, IMPLAD_Smil_shh, whole genome shotgun sequence includes the following:
- the LOC131019743 gene encoding protein DETOXIFICATION 53-like → MCKMSESRELELPDFNGGGGDDGGGDIKFDEISHDAMTAAEDRHRSFCCFFQRVPLNEVVEELLSLGKIACPVALTTLLYFSKTIISMLFLGHMEKAELAGGSLAVGFANVTGFSVMKGLCTGMDPICCQAYGARRWPVLTQTYLKTVVLLLVVTIPMAVLWLNVDTVFHRLGQDHTITKIAKNYLLFSLPELFTHANLVPLRTFLRTQGLNSPNTLVATCVSIMHLPVTYFLVTYLNLRVKGIALASVIYSVNMNLGLWIYLFFSKAAIKPWTGASLDSLFHGWRPLLGLALPSVCQVCLEWWWYEIILFLSGLLENPESCVAAMGILIQTTGTVYVFPFSLSLSISQRVGHELGAAQPARAQLAAMIGIMMAAGYGVTAFGLSVALRSRWGRLYTTEPQVLDMIASVLPILGLAELGNAPQTAACGALTGSARPKVGVWINIAAFYLVGLPCSAVMAFKLKKGFQGLWMGLVAAQAACMAMMLYNVSRTDWKHETKRAEELTMAAVGDKEDSAGANLVDGGA, encoded by the exons atgtgcaaaatgagtGAATCTCGAGAACTCGAGCTTCCCGACTTtaatggcggcggcggcgatgacGGCGGCGGCGACATCAAATTCGACGAAATCAGCCATGATGCAATGACGGCTGCAGAAGATAGACATAGATCGTTTTGCTGTTTTTTTCAACGAGTGCCTTTAAACGAg GTAGTGGAAGAGCTGTTGTCATTGGGTAAGATCGCATGCCCCGTGGCACTGACCACACTCCTCTACTTCTCGAAGACCATAATCTCCATGCTCTTCCTGGGCCACATGGAGAAGGCGGAGCTCGCCGGCGGCTCCCTGGCCGTGGGGTTCGCGAACGTGACGGGGTTCTCCGTGATGAAGGGGCTGTGCACGGGCATGGACCCCATCTGCTGCCAAGCCTACGGTGCCCGGCGCTGGCCGGTTCTCACCCAAACCTACCTCAAGACCGTCGTCCTCCTCCTGGTGGTGACCATCCCCATGGCCGTGCTCTGGCTGAACGTGGACACCGTCTTCCACCGCCTCGGCCAGGATCACACCATCACCAAGATCGCCAAGAACTACCTCCTCTTCTCCCTCCCTGAGCTCTTCACCCATGCCAACCTCGTCCCCCTCCGAACCTTTCTCCGAACCCAAGGCTTGAATTCCCCAAACACCCTCGTCGCCACGTGTGTCTCCATCATGCACTTGCCGGTCACCTATTTTCTGGTCACCTATCTCAATCTCAGGGTCAAGGGGATTGCCTTGGCCTCCGTCATTTACTCCGTCAATATGAATCTCGGCCTCTGGATTtatctcttcttctccaaggCCGCCATCAAGCCGTGGACGGGGGCCTCCCTCGACTCCCTCTTCCACGGCTGGCGGCCTTTGCTCGGCCTCGCCTTGCCTAGCGTCTGCCag GTGTGTCTGGAGTGGTGGTGGTACGAGATTATACTGTTTCTAAGTGGTTTGTTGGAGAATCCGGAATCTTGCGTGGCGGCGATGGGGATTCTGATCCAGACGACGGGGACGGTGTACGTGTTTCCGTTTTCATTAAGCCTGAGCATATCGCAGCGGGTGGGGCACGAGCTGGGGGCGGCGCAGCCGGCGAGGGCGCAGCTGGCGGCGATGATCGGGATCATGATGGCGGCGGGGTACGGGGTGACGGCGTTCGGGCTGAGCGTGGCGCTGCGGTCGCGGTGGGGGAGGCTGTACACGACGGAGCCGCAGGTGCTGGACATGATCGCGTCGGTGCTGCCGATCCTGGGACTGGCAGAGCTGGGAAACGCGCCGCAGACAGCGGCGTGCGGCGCGCTGACGGGGTCGGCGAGGCCCAAGGTCGGAGTGTGGATCAACATCGCGGCGTTCTACCTGGTGGGGCTGCCGTGCTCCGCCGTGATGGCGTTCAAGTTGAAGAAGGGGTTTCAAGGGCTGTGGATGGGGCTAGTGGCCGCGCAGGCCGCCTGCATGGCCATGATGCTCTACAACGTGTCGCGGACGGATTGGAAGCACGAGACCAAGAGGGCGGAGGAGCTCACCATGGCGGCCGTCGGGGACAAGGAGGATTCCGCCGGAGCTAACTTGGTTGACGGCGGCGCGTGA